Within the Anaerolineae bacterium genome, the region CCTTTGCGACGCAGACGCTCCAGCAGTCCCCGCACGTCGCCACGCGGCCGCACCCACTGCCGCTCTTCAAATCCCTCTTCCAGCGTATGGCTGACATCCCAGGCTGTGACCCAGGGGATGCCGCGCTGATACAGGGCCGTGGCGATGACCACGAACAGTTCCCGCCGGCTGGCTGTGGCCAGTGGGCTGTCGGGCAGGATGCGCCTCTCCCGCATGTCGAACCCCAGGCTGGCGGCAACATGCTCCACCAGCGCATGGTGCCCGGGCATCTGCTCCTCCAGCCTCTCCAGCAAATGCATCGTCCATGGGACCCACTGACTGTGCAGGTCAACCAGTGTCCCATCCTTGTCGAAGGCGATCAGG harbors:
- a CDS encoding HAD family hydrolase, coding for LIAFDKDGTLVDLHSQWVPWTMHLLERLEEQMPGHHALVEHVAASLGFDMRERRILPDSPLATASRRELFVVIATALYQRGIPWVTAWDVSHTLEEGFEERQWVRPRGDVRGLLERLRRKGIHTAVVTTDRRANTQAVLASLGVEELVDYLVCADDGFAIKPAPDMLVEAMRCAGVRPEETVMVGDTMYDMLMAERAGVRARIGIVNGGGSEEMLRQYTMAIIRSLDEVEVC